In Deferribacter desulfuricans SSM1, the following are encoded in one genomic region:
- a CDS encoding 1,4-dihydroxy-6-naphthoate synthase, with product MKKDLILAISTCPNDTFIFSPMILNFIEHPYNFKTLLDDVEVLNNLAIEGLPDIVKVSYGVLPKIIDKYSVLKSGGALSFGFGPVVVSKKYNHINELYGKKIAVPGFNTTAFNIFKRFYGDNFDFIQLRFDKIIPAILDDNVDAGLLIHEGRFVYKNYGLNLLSDLGEEWDKKYNAPVPLGAIVIKKELLNIANNINKIIRKSINYSERKREHIYPFIKKYAQELDADVLEKHITAFVNENSFDMSKYINVIVDFLGISEKDFV from the coding sequence ATGAAAAAAGATTTAATACTTGCCATTTCAACCTGTCCAAATGATACATTTATTTTCTCCCCCATGATTTTAAATTTTATTGAACATCCTTATAATTTTAAAACTTTACTTGATGATGTGGAAGTTTTAAATAACCTTGCTATTGAAGGGTTACCTGATATTGTCAAAGTATCTTACGGTGTTTTGCCAAAAATAATCGATAAATATTCTGTATTAAAAAGTGGTGGAGCTCTAAGTTTTGGTTTTGGCCCAGTTGTTGTATCGAAAAAATATAATCATATAAATGAATTATATGGAAAAAAAATAGCTGTACCTGGCTTTAATACGACAGCTTTTAATATTTTTAAGAGATTTTATGGGGATAATTTCGATTTTATTCAACTTCGATTTGATAAGATAATTCCTGCGATTTTAGATGATAATGTGGATGCTGGTTTGCTTATCCATGAAGGGAGATTTGTTTATAAAAATTATGGATTAAATTTACTATCAGATTTAGGTGAGGAGTGGGATAAAAAATACAATGCTCCTGTACCATTGGGTGCTATTGTGATTAAAAAGGAACTTTTAAATATAGCTAACAATATCAATAAGATAATTAGAAAATCTATCAACTATTCTGAAAGAAAAAGGGAACATATTTACCCTTTTATAAAAAAATATGCCCAAGAGTTAGATGCTGATGTTTTAGAAAAGCATATTACAGCTTTTGTTAATGAAAACAGTTTTGATATGTCAAAATATATAAATGTTATAGTTGATTTTTTAGGCATATCTGAAAAAGACTTTGTTTAG
- a CDS encoding methyltransferase family protein: MIFYSVLHSVLADDVLMKRYYYRWWYRFFYVLLSTVLLIPAWIIYLRLPDYYVFNPPLFLKILLYLIDILVLFFGYYASKSYDNNFFLGIEQIRYFFKYGVKEVKPEEKFIKSGALKYVRHPYYFAGIMLLWLRPLYYKDLVVNIIFTIYFILGAINEERKLTRKFGEEYLRYKKEVPMIIPFLKRRKD; the protein is encoded by the coding sequence TTGATTTTTTACTCTGTATTACATTCAGTTTTGGCTGATGATGTTTTGATGAAAAGGTATTATTACAGGTGGTGGTATAGATTTTTTTATGTTTTATTATCTACTGTCTTATTAATACCTGCATGGATAATTTATCTAAGACTCCCTGATTATTACGTTTTTAATCCACCACTATTTTTAAAAATATTACTCTATTTAATAGATATTCTTGTTTTATTTTTTGGTTATTATGCTTCAAAATCTTATGATAACAACTTTTTTTTGGGTATAGAGCAGATAAGGTATTTTTTTAAATATGGAGTTAAAGAGGTGAAACCAGAAGAAAAGTTTATAAAGAGCGGAGCTTTAAAATATGTTAGACATCCTTATTATTTTGCTGGAATAATGTTGTTATGGCTTAGGCCTTTATATTATAAAGATCTGGTAGTAAATATTATTTTTACAATTTATTTTATTTTAGGTGCAATTAATGAAGAACGAAAATTAACAAGAAAATTTGGGGAAGAATATTTAAGATATAAAAAAGAGGTACCAATGATAATCCCATTTTTAAAAAGGAGAAAAGATTGA
- a CDS encoding diacylglycerol/lipid kinase family protein, whose translation MKTIVLANPVSGSFDKNKFNKCLDILNRKFRKIEVVYTEYAGHAEKIAKDEDYDIVIPAGGDGLLNEVINGIENRIDKDKGILLYKLPFGTSNVFCREYKIPINPIKAAEQIDITNFHHIPLGLIGGRYFSLMVGFGFDALSVKNVDLNLKKRFSKFAYVYSGLKTFLKKEFHPFEFFTNGKRYEAYHLIVAVSNKYAGSFNLSKKFKKGKLNIFYLKNDKKLNLLKNILLISLYNGFAGEQIYSDIIKLIGVDECQIDGDFYKLQMNSNFVKIKKSSFYLVNI comes from the coding sequence TTGAAAACTATTGTCTTGGCAAATCCAGTTAGTGGAAGTTTTGACAAAAATAAATTTAATAAATGCCTTGATATTTTAAACAGAAAATTTAGAAAAATTGAAGTTGTTTATACAGAGTATGCTGGCCATGCAGAGAAAATAGCTAAAGATGAAGATTATGATATTGTTATCCCTGCAGGAGGGGATGGTCTTTTAAATGAGGTGATAAATGGTATCGAAAACAGGATTGATAAAGATAAGGGGATTTTACTGTATAAATTGCCTTTTGGCACTAGTAATGTTTTTTGTAGAGAATATAAAATACCAATAAATCCGATAAAAGCAGCTGAACAGATTGATATTACAAATTTTCATCATATACCTCTTGGTTTAATTGGAGGTAGATATTTCTCTTTAATGGTGGGTTTTGGATTTGATGCTTTAAGTGTAAAGAATGTGGATTTGAATTTGAAAAAAAGGTTTAGCAAATTTGCCTATGTGTATTCTGGGTTGAAGACATTTTTAAAAAAAGAATTTCATCCGTTTGAGTTTTTTACAAATGGGAAAAGATACGAAGCTTATCACTTAATTGTTGCAGTAAGTAATAAATATGCTGGCAGTTTCAATCTATCTAAAAAATTTAAAAAAGGTAAATTGAATATTTTTTATTTGAAAAATGATAAGAAATTAAATCTTTTAAAAAATATTCTATTAATTTCTTTATATAACGGTTTTGCTGGTGAACAAATTTATTCTGATATTATCAAGTTAATAGGTGTTGATGAGTGTCAAATCGATGGCGATTTTTACAAATTGCAGATGAATAGCAATTTTGTTAAAATAAAAAAGTCATCATTTTATCTTGTAAATATATAG
- a CDS encoding MoaD/ThiS family protein has translation MIKVKAFADLTKYISKDGKFETFFDNQGKSVRVKDIVDFYNIPLNDIKIILVNGKDASLETEVNDNDTVTFFSPVGGG, from the coding sequence ATGATAAAGGTAAAGGCGTTTGCTGATTTGACTAAATATATTTCAAAAGATGGTAAATTTGAGACATTTTTTGATAATCAGGGTAAGAGTGTGAGAGTTAAAGATATTGTGGATTTTTATAATATTCCACTTAATGATATCAAAATAATTCTTGTAAATGGGAAAGATGCAAGTTTAGAAACAGAGGTCAATGATAACGATACAGTAACATTTTTTTCTCCAGTGGGTGGAGGATGA